Proteins found in one Sporosarcina jeotgali genomic segment:
- a CDS encoding gamma carbonic anhydrase has translation MIVPYKDVWPNIDETVFVADFAVISGDVTIGADSSVWFSTVIRGDVAPTRIGKRVSIQDLSCLHQSPNTPLVIEDDVTIGHKVTLHSCTIKKGALVGMGSIILDGAVVGEGAFVGAGSLVPPGKVIPPGMLALGSPAKVVREVTDEDRADMDRIVKSYVEKGQYYKQLQN, from the coding sequence ATGATTGTTCCGTATAAGGATGTTTGGCCAAACATCGATGAAACCGTTTTTGTAGCTGATTTTGCTGTCATTAGCGGAGATGTCACAATCGGCGCGGATTCGTCTGTTTGGTTTAGTACCGTCATCCGCGGCGACGTTGCACCGACCCGTATCGGTAAACGCGTCAGCATTCAAGACTTATCCTGTCTGCATCAAAGTCCTAACACACCGTTAGTCATAGAAGATGACGTCACAATCGGACATAAAGTTACGTTACATAGCTGTACAATTAAAAAAGGGGCTCTCGTTGGAATGGGTTCTATAATATTAGATGGTGCAGTGGTTGGTGAAGGCGCATTTGTAGGGGCAGGCAGTTTAGTTCCTCCAGGTAAAGTCATTCCCCCTGGTATGTTAGCACTCGGTTCTCCGGCAAAAGTTGTTCGTGAAGTTACAGACGAAGACCGGGCGGATATGGACAGAATCGTTAAGAGCTACGTAGAAAAAGGTCAGTATTACAAACAACTTCAAAATTGA
- the lepB gene encoding signal peptidase I, which translates to MEAESKKEFWSWGKSLIVAVLVAFIVRQFLFTPVIVSGESMEPTYHDKNRVVISKISTLEHFDKIVFHAPNADEDFIKRVIGLPGDTIVMENDVLSINGKTYKETYLNSNKAALPEGQKLTQDFEVKVPEGQLFVMGDNRANSMDSRIFGSIEEDSVVGKVKFRFYPFDEIGNPK; encoded by the coding sequence ATGGAAGCAGAGTCAAAGAAAGAGTTTTGGTCATGGGGGAAGTCCCTGATTGTTGCAGTGCTTGTAGCATTTATTGTCAGACAGTTCTTGTTTACACCAGTTATCGTTTCAGGAGAATCGATGGAACCGACGTATCACGATAAAAACCGGGTAGTCATTTCGAAAATTTCTACCCTTGAACATTTCGACAAAATTGTGTTTCATGCACCGAATGCAGATGAAGACTTCATTAAACGGGTAATCGGACTGCCAGGGGATACAATTGTTATGGAAAATGACGTCCTTTCCATCAATGGAAAGACATACAAGGAGACGTACTTGAACTCAAACAAAGCGGCACTTCCAGAAGGTCAAAAATTGACGCAGGACTTCGAAGTGAAAGTACCAGAAGGCCAGCTGTTCGTGATGGGGGATAACAGAGCGAACAGCATGGACAGCCGAATCTTTGGAAGTATTGAGGAAGACTCTGTAGTTGGAAAAGTGAAGTTCCGTTTTTATCCATTCGATGAAATCGGAAATCCAAAGTAA
- the metK gene encoding methionine adenosyltransferase — protein MTNRRLFTSESVTEGHPDKMCDQISDAILDAIIEEDPNARVACETTITTGLVLVIGEITTTTYVDIPKVVRETVKEIGYTRAKYGFDYETSSVLTSIDEQSPDIAASVDRALEAREGQMDDEELEAIGAGDQGLMFGYACNETEELMPLPISLAHKLSRQLTKVRKEETLDYLRPDGKTQVTIEYNEKNEPIRVDTIVISTQHHPEVTLEQLQREVKQHVIDSVVPKNLLDEETKYFINPSGRFVIGGPQGDAGLTGRKIIVDTYGGYARHGGGAFSGKDATKVDRSASYAARYVAKNLVAAGLADRCEVQLAYAIGVAKPVSISVDTFGTSDIPESRLVELVRNHFDLRPAGIIKMLDLRRPIYKQTAAYGHFGRTDIDLPWERTDKASALKEEVTQLKG, from the coding sequence ATGACAAATCGACGACTGTTTACATCTGAGTCGGTAACAGAAGGCCATCCTGATAAGATGTGCGACCAAATTTCAGATGCAATTCTGGATGCGATTATCGAGGAAGACCCGAACGCACGCGTTGCGTGTGAAACGACAATTACAACAGGATTAGTTCTCGTGATTGGAGAAATTACGACAACTACGTATGTCGATATTCCGAAAGTGGTTCGAGAAACCGTAAAGGAAATTGGCTACACACGTGCGAAATACGGATTCGATTACGAAACGTCTTCCGTACTGACATCTATTGATGAACAATCACCGGACATCGCAGCCAGCGTCGATCGTGCGCTTGAAGCACGTGAAGGCCAAATGGATGACGAAGAATTAGAAGCAATTGGTGCTGGCGACCAGGGACTCATGTTTGGATATGCGTGTAACGAAACAGAGGAATTGATGCCTCTGCCAATCAGCCTTGCGCACAAACTTTCACGTCAGCTTACAAAAGTGCGGAAAGAAGAAACACTTGACTACTTACGTCCGGATGGGAAAACACAAGTAACGATTGAATATAATGAAAAGAACGAACCCATCCGTGTGGATACGATTGTTATTTCTACACAGCATCATCCTGAAGTGACACTGGAGCAATTGCAGCGTGAAGTCAAACAGCACGTGATTGACTCTGTCGTACCGAAGAACTTACTGGATGAAGAAACAAAATACTTCATCAACCCATCTGGGCGTTTTGTGATTGGAGGTCCACAAGGGGACGCTGGTTTAACTGGACGTAAAATCATCGTTGATACGTACGGAGGCTATGCTCGGCATGGGGGAGGTGCGTTTTCTGGTAAAGACGCAACCAAAGTTGACCGTTCAGCATCTTACGCAGCACGTTATGTTGCTAAAAACTTAGTCGCTGCAGGTCTTGCGGATCGCTGTGAAGTACAGCTGGCGTATGCAATCGGTGTGGCGAAGCCTGTTTCGATTTCTGTTGATACATTCGGAACAAGTGATATTCCTGAAAGCCGTCTTGTTGAGCTTGTCAGAAACCATTTCGATCTGCGCCCGGCAGGGATTATCAAGATGCTCGACCTGCGCCGTCCGATTTATAAGCAGACAGCAGCTTACGGTCACTTCGGCAGAACGGATATCGATCTTCCTTGGGAACGGACAGACAAAGCTTCAGCATTGAAAGAAGAAGTTACTCAACTTAAAGGGTAA
- a CDS encoding alpha/beta hydrolase codes for MWKWEADGQAKAVIVIVHNAYEDHQRYAWLIQQLRISGFDVITGDLPGHSPEEKGNPHEETFDSYKEFAKKMIDAGLKESVPVIVLAHGLGATVMIHLLQRHRIECAGLIISSPWLSLIHHPPKFSSMLTRLASSMKLDHGVTYDMLTKNMDERPKTRHASDVRSVVTGGWYKELTSFMKSTLQNEKSIQDVPLLVQTGGEDRMTDTAESKKWMKRQNLSEFQYKEWRHLYHDIYHEPERDEVFLYTKSFIDNVLRSLGYVIEN; via the coding sequence ATGTGGAAATGGGAAGCAGACGGACAAGCAAAAGCAGTCATTGTCATTGTACATAACGCGTACGAAGACCATCAGCGGTATGCATGGCTGATACAGCAATTAAGGATTTCGGGATTTGACGTGATTACAGGTGATTTGCCGGGACATAGTCCGGAGGAGAAAGGGAATCCTCATGAAGAGACTTTCGATTCTTATAAAGAGTTTGCAAAGAAAATGATCGACGCTGGATTGAAAGAAAGTGTGCCCGTCATCGTATTGGCTCATGGGTTGGGTGCTACAGTGATGATTCATTTACTTCAGAGGCATCGAATTGAATGCGCTGGGCTAATTATCAGTTCACCGTGGCTATCGTTAATCCACCACCCGCCTAAGTTTTCATCTATGCTGACACGTCTGGCATCTTCAATGAAGTTAGATCATGGAGTTACTTATGACATGCTTACGAAAAATATGGATGAACGTCCGAAAACACGTCATGCATCCGACGTGAGATCGGTTGTAACTGGCGGCTGGTACAAAGAACTCACATCATTCATGAAAAGTACTCTTCAGAATGAGAAATCGATACAAGACGTACCGCTGCTCGTTCAAACTGGCGGAGAAGATCGAATGACAGATACAGCGGAATCGAAAAAGTGGATGAAACGTCAAAATCTCAGTGAGTTTCAATATAAAGAGTGGCGTCATTTATATCATGATATCTACCATGAACCCGAGCGAGATGAAGTATTTTTATATACAAAATCATTCATCGATAATGTGCTGCGTTCACTTGGATACGTGATTGAAAATTGA